A single genomic interval of Arctopsyche grandis isolate Sample6627 chromosome 8, ASM5162203v2, whole genome shotgun sequence harbors:
- the LOC143916120 gene encoding uncharacterized protein LOC143916120, with the protein MLGVFKRRWKPKRVASDAIRPAGVEGRCASPERLSAGALGARAPARQVHPLTAEPNQLHAYDHTLRRKPPRQLADHTAPNICVQGGRIEFVKRPLDGDTDTTSTTPEFEKYDGDKEALEERIRQLEQRLEAEASNAHRDRLAVARLQQQLAKREEGVSRDVEVERSELRTRLSHAEHEAERANARLRAAHRELTRMEETVRSLLQYKSCVETLKQEKSSLSAALEARSIHYQTSLSKLSVENESLRAQVAVLQAAAPPQPPPLPPPHYERCLDDVANQVVRALLNQKGLRDELGRLASRARDLEAQNRALGTLLLRQLKPKPAPSPASPTSPGSASKSSRLRNDHTSSVKNSGVKNKQPTPSPLESLTGHLPYGFQLKSYSQNVSIEKCLHKHRLCKSNNDISCSSTVNGGKSVHKNNRNKRLSDGNLTLPSSINDLYSKQSIISFEDEPSGDIMSVCVSHRAYQLSADDKRRHQILANLWTELKSVEVTPQSLIEALQAVDPSLWAPPERPLTLNLKRTTPIMLSQYLQRLSQTLPDQLDQLPVEDETVIESPESGNRDEGYSTMSSDVQIDPLRQGSETNRELEDLKEASDETDNQILLSINNTINMEDKTESDILYIPLNLAFNLNQRNSFPPSKNIFPFQHIMRSFSDSHLCLKLTASQYIENCFTLSSPLSSSPSIRHLDALPKDKRKTLLKRAKGTPNLLPACNVYFENVEKTPQDRNSWASNIDEQVDGCQYDAEYVQHWLKLDDTRSALQQQHRDLLEYDQTELEDWSLNFSYEDLRDENWKRISSFNDATTPGQISISTLPSIQENNALELEEDVSECLWNNSSYMIDNTSDKYTPLAIENELDHLQRSNWPYSYTGNPDLSSPIGSWSSIDNSEDCCLNSECFYNNHSLADNEASKRSSAIMSGCSDEPESSLIGTDFTRDFYRLVKFESTKSLASNSSKCVAMAASENLVSTPKVQADVQHSSKQDREQALQNVLSFIAEQQKYCYTREELDSRPTSEIHELPPPFLDTDINQKHINENEMAASETDPCDFIMRDGFSSNSNDSSNLNKNSQIIENQISNSEHNFFNGHSANNENETDELYILKVHHKNEINKGIDRTVSTPTFSDNGLNTIGPCRSCDSNETANQTSKFCLSENKPSSNKPNSETSILSTLVYRETGSNDRKKNVPGTHTSKNSLLEEVLKMSKRESEPLITVLEEEESTSMDNSFTHMSDSMTTSVSTTDTIATEIRSDKKNKNDKSKIPVPIPSGAKKTPQISKKAKKTLLPISLKKNINELSSELVQNSLPAGNIIVCQGPSHSKVVSFHESATSKDVIDELNRMIRKGEENIGNDAEIPFIHHNFDKALWKPSGWVHVEKEIDFNDPKARANLLDVMLASSDSSPSSTSSCAGSFSSESSDDKTDYSKLHRLHRYRRQKKAAALKERGLAVLRFSCFHRPSIIGRDSLYVRYGKQEQDAVSCFDFLEEISTENFHFGSSSEDSSQQEPTVQDSTKHGEKISNRLHIKNSDDSSLVNLPQHNYSGERNVT; encoded by the exons CGGGAGGAAGGTGTGTCTCGCGATGTGGAAGTGGAGCGCAGCGAACTGCGCACGAGACTCTCTCATGCCGAGCACGAAGCTGAGCGCGCAAATGCACGACTCCGAGCTGCGCACAGAGAACTCACCAG AATGGAGGAAACTGTTCGATCACTACTTCAATACAAAAGCTGTGTCGAAACTCTGAAACAAGAAAAATCCTCGCTTTCAGCAGCTCTAGag GCTCGCAGCATCCACTATCAGACGTCGTTGTCGAAGCTGTCTGTAGAGAACGAGTCTCTGAGGGCGCAGGTGGCGGTTTTGCAAGCGGCTGCGCCCCCGCAGCCTCCGCCCCTACCTCCACCCCACTACGAACGTTGCTTGGATGACGTCGCAAACCAAGTCGTAAGAGCATTACTCAATCAAAAG ggTCTCCGTGATGAGTTGGGAAGGCTTGCTTCAAGAGCTCGTGACTTGGAAGCTCAAAATCGAGCACTTGGTACTTTATTACTTCGGCAACTAAAACCAAAACCAGCACCCTCACCGGCGTCACCCACTTCTCCTG GTTCTGCGTCAAAATCTTCTCGACTGCGCAACGACCACACATCATCGGTTAAGAATTCAGGTGTGAAGAACAAGCAACCGACTCCATCTCCGCTCGAATCGCTGACTGGTCATTTGCCGTATGGCTTTCAATTGAAAAGCTATTCTCAAAATGTATCAATAGAAAAATGCTTGCACAAACATAGACTTTGTAAAAGCAACAATGACATTTCGTGTAGTTCAACCGTCAACGGTGGCAAAAGTGTTCATAAAAACAATCGTAACAAACGCCTATCGGATGGAAATCTAACTTTACCCTCGTCCATAAACGATCTGTATAGTAAGCAATCAATTATATCGTTTGAAGATGAACCCTCCGGTGATATAATGAGTGTTTGTGTGTCCCACCGCGCATACCAATTATCCGCAGACGACAAAAGGAGACATCAAATTCTAGCCAACCTTTGGACAGAATTGAAAAGCGTCGAAGTCACTCCACAAAGTTTGATCGAAGCGTTGCAAGCTGTCGATCCTTCATTATGGGCACCTCCGGAAAGACCGCTAACGCTTAACTTGAAAAGAACAACACCGATAATGTTGTCCCAATACCTCCAAAGACTTTCTCAAACACTACCag ATCAATTGGATCAATTGCCGGTGGAAGATGAAACGGTTATTGAATCGCCTGAGAGTGGGAATAGGGATGAGGGGTATTCTACTATGTCTAGTGACGTTCAAATAGATCCATTACGTCAAGGTTCAGAAACAAATAGGGAATTAGAAGATCTGAAAGAAGCTTCCGATGAAACTGACAATCAAATATTGCTGAGTATTAATAACACTATCAACATGGAAGATAAAACTGAATctgatattttatacataccaTTAAATTtagcttttaatttaaatcaaagaaatagttTTCCAccgtcaaaaaatatttttccgtTTCAACATAttatgagaagtttctccgattCACATTTGTGTTTAAAATTGACAGCCTCtcaatatatagaaaattgtTTTACTTTATCTAGTCCATTATCTAGTTCGCCAAGTATTAGACATTTAGATGCATTGCCAAAAGATAAAAGAAAAACTTTATTGAAAAGAGCCAAAGGTACACCGAACCTTCTTCCAGCATGCAacgtttattttgaaaatgttgaGAAGACACCTCAAGATAGAAACTCTTGGGCGAGTAATATTGACGAACAAGTAGATGGTTGTCAGTATGATGCAGAATATGTACAGCATTGGCTCAAATTAGACGACACTAGATCTGCACTTCAACAACAACATAGAGATTTATTAGAATACGATCAAACCGAACTTGAAGATTGGAGCTTAAACTTTTCTTACGAAGATCTCCGGGATGAAAATTGGAAAAGAATCTCTTCATTTAACGATGCTACGACTCCGGGGCAAATATCGATTTCAACGCTGCCCAGTATACAAGAAAACAATGCTCTCGAATTGGAGGAAGATGTGAGTGAATGTTTATGGAACAATTCTAGTTATATGATAGACAATACTAGTGACAAATACACGCCGCTGGCAATCGAAAACGAATTAGATCACCTCCAAAGAAGTAATTGGCCCTATTCTTATACGGGGAATCCAGATTTATCGTCCCCAATTGGTAGTTGGTCAAGTATAGATAATTCAGAAGATTGTTGCTTGAACAGCGAGTGTTTTTATAACAACCATTCATTGGCAGATAATGAAGCATCGAAAAGATCAAGTGCTATTATGAGTGGATGTAGTGATGAACCTGAATCATCTTTAATAGGAACTGATTTCACCAGAGACTTTTATCGCTTGGTTAAATTCGAAAGTACAAAAAGTTTAGCATCAAACTCTTCGAAATGTGTGGCGATGGCTGCCAGTGAAAATTTAGTATCAACTCCGAAAGTTCAAGCAGACGTTCAACACTCTAGTAAACAAGACAGAGAGCAAGCCTTACAGAATGTTTTAAGTTTTATAGCAGAACAACAAAAATACTGTTATACAAGAGAAGAGTTAGATTCACGTCCTACTTCAGAAATACATGAATTACCTCCTCCTTTCTTAGATACAGATATTaatcaaaaacatattaatgaaaatgaaatggCAGCTTCTGAAACTGATCCTTGTGATTTCATAATGAGAGATGGATTCAGTTCAAATTCTAACGattcttcaaatttaaataaaaattctcaaataattgaaaatcaaataagtAATTCGGAACACAATTTTTTCAACGGGCATTCAGCTAACAATGAAAACGAAACAGATGAACTTTACATTTTAAAAGtgcatcataaaaatgaaataaataaaggtATCGATAGAACTGTTTCTACGCCGACGTTTTCCGACAATGGTTTAAATACGATTGGCCCTTGCCGATCGTGCGATTCAAACGAAACGGCAAATCAAACGAGCAAGTTTTGCTTAAGTGAAAACAAACCATCCAGCAATAAACCAAATTCCGAAACAAGTATTTTGTCGACATTAGTTTATAGAGAGACTGGATCGAATGACCGGAAAAAAAATGTTCCTGGCACACATACTTCTAAGAATTCATTGCTCGAAGAAGTGTTGAAAATGTCCAAAAGGGAAAGTGAACCATTAATAACAGTCCTAGAAGAGGAAGAATCTACTAGCATGGATAATTCGTTCACCCATATGTCTGATTCTATGACAACCAGTGTGTCAACAACGGATACAATAGCTACTGAAATTAGAAGcgataaaaagaataaaaacgatAAGAGCAAAATTCCAGTGCCAATACCATCTGGAGCGAAGAAAACTCCGCAAATCTCAAAGAAAGCCAAAAAAACCCTATTACCTATTTCTCTTAAAAAGAACATAAACGAACTTTCCTCTGAACTTGTTCAAAATAGTTTACCCGCAGGAAATATTATTGTTTGCCAAGGCCCTTCCCATTCTAAAGTAGTGAGCTTTCATGAATCGGCTACTTCAAAAGATGTTATAGATGAACTTAATAg aatgaTCAGAAAGGGGGAAGAAAACATTGGAAACGACGCTGAAATACCATTCATTCACCATAATTTTGATAAAGCACTTTGGAAGCCCTCGGGATGGGTACACGTTGAAAAAGAAATAGATTTCAATGATCCAAAG GCACGTGCAAATTTGCTGGATGTAATGCTGGCATCTAGCGACAGCTCTCCATCATCAACGTCTTCGTGTGCAGGCTCTTTTAGCAGTGAATCTAGCGATGACAAAACTGACTATTCAAAGCTGCATCGTCTTCACAGATACAGGAGACAGaaaaaag CTGCCGCCCTCAAGGAACGCGGGCTGGCAGTGCTGAGGTTTTCTTGCTTCCATAGACCAAGTATAATCGGTAGGGACAGTCTGTATGTTCGCTATGGAAAACAAGAGCAAGATGCAGTGTCATGCTTTGATTTCCTAGAAGAAATATCAACTGAAAATTTTCACTTTGGATCATCTAGTGAAGATAGCTCACAACAAGAACCGACTGTTCAAGACTCCACTAAACACGGTGAAAAGATTTCTAATCGATTGCACATAAAAAATTCTGATGATTCTTCTTTAGTTAATCTTCCGCAACATAACTATAGTGGCGAAAGGAATGTGACTTGA
- the LOC143916129 gene encoding uncharacterized protein LOC143916129, with protein sequence MTRSRTSLKAKPVTSVTSRQRTRHTTMMISTTTPVATTTREIPQFNFRDLEVGFGLPKYNGRNSPIAVWIERLEENAQILGWTETQQLVYGRMLCEGTAKDFLDSETGIVTWAILKERLTREFGHQLNSADVHRELRLEKKGKAEDILSYIYRMKGIAAKCSFIEEEAIIAYIIGGLGFDKYEKMTLSGAGTIQELKTRVTQCEKIREDDEPRVAGPVRNRERERPQCYNCGGRGHLSADCRFKKRGTRCFNCNEFGHISAQCNSTKTKTVLTIQEEIRKEVSIPGAALLGSPITESVLMCIDGSKVKCVKKPCVLMEVNLERSLPRRKKEQDMRDRKEVWQQACKRPLQQRASREMSAQRELIVSNDEEDDANMADGGVNLADVSVNSDGLHRKRPLQQRASREMSAQRELIVSNDEEDDANMADGGVNLADGSMDGDGLQRRRLWDYGDIPFSNTDEPPDDQFGKGSKDYSHLKNSEDENKEKEKHKDKEKDMAKSQEGLRDPVKISTPKDTVFTFKLGRSRIDVNSMEKKIEPWIEKRLTGCISELEPICVDFIYGKLLAENLWGDGRFIGCSRRIAEGIG encoded by the coding sequence atgacgagaTCGCGTACGAGCTTAAAGGcgaagcccgtgacgtcggtgacgtcacgtcagcgaacacgccacacgacgatgatgatatccacgacGACGCCAGTGGCAACGACGACGAGGGAGATACCACAGTTCAATTTCCGAGATCTGGAGGTTGGTTTCGGTCTGCCGAAATATAACGGCAGAAATAGCCCTATTGCAGTGTGGATTGAGCGCCTCGAAGAAAACGCGCAAATCCTCGGCTGGACGGAGACACAACAGTTGGTGTATGGGCGGATGCTGTGTGAAGGAACTGCCAAGGACTTCTTGGACTCGGAAACGGGCATCGTCACGTGGGCGATACTTAAGGAACGATTGACCAGAGAGTTTGGCCATCAGTTGAATAGTGCGGACGTGCACAGAGAACTGAGGTTAGAAAAAAAGGGAAAAGCGGAAGACATTTTAAGCTACATTTACAGGATGAAGGGGATTGCAGCCAAGTGTAGTTTTATTGAGGAAGAGGCGATTATCGCGTACATAATTGGTGGACTTGGGTTTGATAAGTATGAAAAAATGACGCTGAGCGGGGCCGGTACAATCCAGGAGCTGAAGACGCGAGTTACGCAgtgcgagaaaattagagaggaTGACGAACCCAGGGTGGCGGGGCCCGTAAGAAACCGAGAAAGAGAGAGACCACAATGTTACAATTGCGGAGGACGTGGACACTTATCAGCCGACTGCAGATTCAAGAAAAGAGGAACCCGCTGCTTCAATTgcaacgagtttgggcacatatcagctcaatgtaacagcaccaaaacaaagactgtcttgacaatacaagaagaaataagaaaagaagtcagtatcccgggtgccgccctgttgggtagccctatcacagaatccgttcttatgtgcattgacggcagcaaagtgaaatgtgttaaaaaaccgtgtgttttgatggaggttaacttagaacggagtctgccgaggaggaaaaaagagcaagacatgagggatcgtaaggaagtgtggcaacaggcatgtaaaagacctttgcagcaacgggcttcacgagagatgtctgctcaaagagaactcattgtttccaatgatgaagaggacgatgcaaacatggctgatggaggtgtgaacctggctgatgtaagtgtgaacagtgatggtttgcacagaaaaagacctttgcagcaacgggcttcacgagagatgtctgctcaaagagaactcattgtttccaatgatgaagaggacgatgcgaacatggctgatggaggtgtgaacctggctgatggaagtatggacggtgatggattgcaaagaagaagactttgggactacggagacataccgttttcaaatacagatgaaccacccgatgatcaatttggaaaaggatctaaggattatagtcatttgaagaattctgaagatgagaataaagaaaaggaaaaacataaagacaaagagaaagatatggctaaatcacaagaaggattaagggacccagtcaaaatttcaacaccaaaagacactgtattcactttcaagctcggtcgtagtcggattgatgttaattcaatggaaaagaaaatagaaccatggattgagaaaagacttactggatgtatcagtgagctagaaccaatatgtgttgacttcatttatggtaaattactagcagaaaatctgtggggtgacggcagattcatCGGATGCTCACGGAGAATCGCCGAgggcattggatag